In a genomic window of Roseiflexus castenholzii DSM 13941:
- a CDS encoding sensor histidine kinase codes for MNVTLTPYNSLLIVLSFIAIAIAGYALKKRAMPGALPLSLLACAMFVWLVSYAMELSSQTLSVALWWVRLEFAGIVAVPVAWLWFAVEYTGAWSGINRRRVWLLGIVPLITMIVILTNEYHRQFWQSVVLITDGPFTVFDSRHGFWFWVHTAYSYLCLLCGTGLIVRFIRRTPGLFRGQIGAMLIAVAAPWIGNIIYLAGLSPWGKLDLTPFALTVSLIAIAWSVFSFRLLEIRPIARDMVLQSMSDGVIAVDEQGRIIEVNRAAQTMIGLPASQIIGKHAREVIVQWPEVVARYRDMVEVAEEIEVKVGAERRWFNVQISPIYDARRAYRGRLFVWRDVTGERLIREELRRNNERLLEAQQALTSALRAAEEGNRVKSVFLAHMSHEIRTPLTAIMGYCQLLEAGIERQNLAQTRADLEAIRVASGHLLSLANNVLEMAWIEAGRSEVHDIAFEVMDVVLDVIATVQPLIRRNRNHLRVEGAEHAGVVQGDPAKVRQILLNLVSNAAKFTTGGEVAVRVAHIGDALQPRIQFQVSDTGSGIAPDRIERLFMPFAIAEEHVGRDQRGVGLGLAISRYYCRLMGGDLSIESALGRGTTVTFWIPARVPQGALARVKC; via the coding sequence ATGAATGTCACGCTGACCCCCTACAACAGCCTCCTGATAGTGCTTAGTTTCATTGCAATCGCAATTGCCGGCTATGCGTTGAAAAAACGGGCGATGCCGGGCGCATTGCCTTTGAGTCTCCTCGCCTGTGCCATGTTCGTTTGGTTGGTGAGTTATGCGATGGAACTGAGCAGTCAGACGCTCTCCGTCGCGCTCTGGTGGGTCCGGCTTGAGTTTGCCGGCATTGTAGCGGTTCCAGTAGCGTGGCTGTGGTTCGCGGTTGAGTATACCGGTGCGTGGTCCGGGATCAATCGTCGCCGGGTGTGGCTGCTGGGCATTGTGCCGCTTATCACCATGATCGTCATTCTGACGAATGAGTATCACCGGCAGTTCTGGCAGTCGGTGGTTCTGATTACGGACGGTCCTTTCACGGTCTTCGATTCGAGGCATGGCTTCTGGTTTTGGGTGCATACGGCCTATTCGTATCTGTGTCTGCTTTGTGGAACCGGACTTATTGTCCGTTTCATCCGTCGGACGCCGGGTTTGTTCCGTGGTCAGATCGGCGCCATGCTGATAGCGGTTGCTGCTCCCTGGATTGGCAATATCATCTATCTTGCAGGGCTGAGTCCCTGGGGAAAACTCGATCTGACCCCATTTGCGTTAACGGTGTCGCTCATTGCTATTGCCTGGAGCGTGTTCAGTTTTCGTCTCCTCGAAATCCGCCCGATTGCGCGTGATATGGTGTTGCAGAGCATGAGCGACGGTGTGATCGCAGTCGATGAGCAGGGGCGGATCATTGAGGTCAATCGCGCCGCACAAACAATGATAGGATTACCCGCATCGCAGATCATCGGCAAACATGCGCGCGAGGTGATCGTGCAGTGGCCAGAGGTTGTTGCGCGCTACCGCGATATGGTCGAGGTGGCGGAAGAGATCGAGGTCAAGGTCGGTGCGGAGCGTCGCTGGTTCAATGTGCAGATTTCGCCGATCTATGATGCGCGGCGGGCGTATCGTGGGCGCCTGTTCGTCTGGCGCGACGTCACCGGGGAGCGCTTGATCCGTGAAGAACTGCGACGCAACAATGAGCGCCTGCTGGAGGCGCAACAGGCATTGACCTCAGCGCTGCGAGCGGCGGAGGAAGGCAACCGTGTCAAGAGCGTCTTTCTGGCGCATATGAGCCACGAGATTCGCACGCCGCTCACTGCGATCATGGGGTATTGCCAGTTGCTGGAAGCGGGGATCGAGCGCCAGAACCTGGCGCAAACGCGTGCTGATCTGGAGGCGATTCGGGTGGCGTCCGGTCATCTGTTGAGCCTTGCCAATAATGTGCTGGAGATGGCATGGATCGAAGCCGGTCGATCCGAGGTGCATGATATTGCGTTTGAGGTGATGGATGTGGTGCTGGATGTGATCGCCACGGTGCAGCCGTTGATCAGACGCAATCGGAATCACTTGCGGGTCGAAGGGGCGGAACATGCGGGAGTCGTCCAGGGTGACCCGGCGAAGGTGCGCCAGATTCTGCTCAACCTGGTGAGTAACGCTGCCAAGTTCACGACTGGCGGCGAAGTAGCGGTGCGAGTTGCGCACATTGGCGATGCATTGCAGCCGCGCATCCAGTTTCAGGTGTCCGACACAGGATCGGGGATTGCGCCAGATCGGATTGAGCGGTTGTTTATGCCGTTTGCGATTGCGGAAGAGCACGTGGGACGCGATCAACGCGGCGTTGGGCTAGGGTTGGCGATCAGCCGGTATTATTGCCGGTTGATGGGCGGCGATCTCTCCATCGAGAGCGCGCTGGGGCGCGGCACGACGGTGACGTTTTGGATTCCCGCGCGTGTGCCGCAGGGTGCGCTGGCGCGAGTGAAGTGTTAG
- a CDS encoding response regulator, producing the protein MRLLIAEDDAMNRDMIARRMRWEGFAITLANDGAEALHLARTEMPDLILLDMGLPKQNGWEVARQLKSDDATRHIPIIALTAYVLPEDRIKGLASGCDAYELKPIDFERLIQRIHDLTSDPAAP; encoded by the coding sequence ATGAGATTACTTATTGCCGAGGACGACGCCATGAACCGCGACATGATCGCGCGACGCATGCGCTGGGAAGGTTTCGCGATAACGCTTGCGAACGATGGAGCGGAAGCGCTCCATCTTGCTCGCACCGAGATGCCCGATCTCATTCTGCTCGATATGGGGCTGCCGAAACAGAATGGCTGGGAAGTCGCCCGTCAACTCAAAAGCGATGACGCGACGCGCCATATTCCAATCATTGCGCTGACCGCTTATGTATTGCCGGAAGATCGCATCAAAGGGCTGGCATCCGGGTGCGACGCCTACGAACTCAAGCCGATCGATTTCGAGCGATTGATACAGCGCATTCATGACCTGACATCCGATCCCGCCGCACCGTAA
- a CDS encoding arsenate reductase/protein-tyrosine-phosphatase family protein, giving the protein MYEPLILIVGAADTGRAPLAAALLRRHLMNHSIPARVESAGVLGHDDDPASPDALTVAEHMALDLSAHRARSLSDHLVEEAILLLAIDSGAARVARLRFPQAAARIHTLGELAGRNRDIPDPFKMQIGPWLVYAREIDQMLQQALPRILAFLPEPSAPFAEPGTENREPTRVTTLLSGRSAPLVAEERRAAAERTAHLLDLMTRIPGIVAWNAAREQIEAAIALAQAHPADATDQITAYCALLRAALTLTPSDPGAAHLAALRDAIVRLEQPVGTNDVSDLSARLGGWTSLN; this is encoded by the coding sequence ATGTATGAGCCGCTCATTCTGATCGTCGGCGCTGCCGACACCGGGCGCGCGCCGCTTGCCGCCGCGCTGCTGCGCCGCCATTTGATGAACCACAGCATTCCTGCGCGGGTCGAGTCTGCCGGAGTGCTCGGGCACGACGATGACCCCGCCAGCCCGGATGCACTCACTGTTGCGGAGCACATGGCGCTCGATCTCAGTGCGCATCGCGCGCGCAGTTTGAGCGACCATCTGGTCGAGGAGGCGATTCTGCTGCTGGCTATCGATAGCGGCGCCGCTCGTGTGGCGCGCTTGCGTTTCCCACAGGCGGCAGCGCGCATTCACACCCTGGGGGAACTTGCCGGGCGCAATCGTGACATTCCCGACCCCTTCAAGATGCAGATCGGTCCGTGGCTTGTCTATGCGCGAGAAATCGACCAGATGCTCCAGCAGGCGCTGCCGCGCATTCTCGCATTCCTTCCCGAACCATCGGCGCCCTTCGCAGAACCGGGCACTGAGAACCGGGAACCGACCCGCGTCACGACGCTCCTTTCCGGGCGATCCGCGCCGTTGGTGGCGGAAGAACGACGCGCCGCCGCCGAACGCACGGCTCACCTGCTCGACCTGATGACGCGCATTCCCGGTATTGTTGCCTGGAATGCGGCGCGTGAGCAGATCGAAGCCGCTATCGCGCTTGCACAGGCGCATCCCGCTGACGCAACCGATCAGATCACGGCATATTGCGCCCTCCTCCGCGCGGCGCTCACGCTGACGCCATCCGATCCGGGCGCAGCGCACCTTGCAGCGTTGCGCGACGCGATTGTGCGCCTCGAGCAACCGGTTGGAACCAACGATGTCAGCGATCTGTCGGCGCGACTTGGCGGTTGGACATCGCTGAATTAA
- a CDS encoding succinate dehydrogenase cytochrome b subunit, which translates to MAATLTLYRTTIGKKAVMAITGFIGYGFVILHMIGNLKIFEGAEGFNEYAHFLRTVGYPMIPERGLLWVLRIVLLASVILHVVAAIQLTRLDWASRPKGYRETRRKQATFASLTLRWGGLAIFLFIVYHLAHFTFGLGIPNFGGHETAYQNVVAGFSNPINVVLYIAAVGALGMHLYHGVWSMFQTLGLNGPRTDGFWRGLATLSGILLFLGFSTVPIAVITGLVR; encoded by the coding sequence ATGGCAGCAACACTGACGCTTTATCGCACAACCATTGGCAAAAAAGCGGTGATGGCGATTACCGGCTTTATTGGCTACGGGTTTGTCATTCTGCACATGATCGGCAATCTGAAGATTTTCGAGGGCGCGGAAGGGTTCAACGAGTATGCACACTTCCTGCGCACGGTGGGCTACCCGATGATACCGGAGCGCGGGTTGCTCTGGGTGCTGCGCATCGTTTTGCTGGCATCGGTCATTCTCCACGTCGTTGCCGCCATTCAGTTGACGCGCCTCGATTGGGCGAGCCGCCCGAAAGGATACCGCGAGACCCGCCGGAAACAGGCGACGTTCGCCTCGCTCACCCTGCGTTGGGGGGGTCTGGCGATCTTCCTCTTTATCGTCTACCACCTGGCGCACTTTACCTTCGGGCTTGGCATTCCCAACTTTGGCGGGCATGAGACAGCCTATCAGAACGTTGTGGCCGGCTTCTCCAATCCGATCAATGTCGTCCTTTACATTGCCGCCGTCGGCGCACTCGGCATGCACCTGTACCACGGCGTCTGGAGCATGTTCCAGACCCTGGGACTCAATGGTCCACGCACCGATGGCTTCTGGCGCGGTCTGGCGACGCTCTCCGGCATTCTGCTGTTTCTCGGTTTTTCGACCGTGCCGATTGCGGTCATCACCGGACTGGTGCGCTGA
- a CDS encoding fumarate reductase/succinate dehydrogenase flavoprotein subunit yields MTTTDTRPITTRPATEYLDPKLQSKIPEGPIERKWERHKFEMKLVSPTNRRRYTIIVVGSGLAGASAAATLGEAGYNVKCYTYHDSPRRAHSIAAQGGINAAKNYRNDGDSVFRLFYDTVKGGDFRAREANVYRLAEVSMAIIDQCVAQGVPFAREYSGYLDNRSFGGAQVARTFYARGQTGQQLLLGAYQALSRQIGLGQVKMFSRTEMLDLVVVDGRARGIVTRDMVTGKIESHFADAVVLATGGYSNVFYLSTNAKACNTTAIWRAHRRGAFFGNPCFTQIHPTCIPVSGDHQSKLTLMSESLRNDGRVWVPKTPGDKRPPSSIPEDERDYYLERRYPSYGNLAPRDIASRAAKQVCDEGRGVGPGGLGVYLDFSDAIKRLGKRVIEERYGNLFEMYERITGENPYETPMRIYPAVHYTMGGLWVDYNLMSTIPGLFVIGEANFSDHGANRLGASALMQGLADGYFILPYTIADYLASTKLPKVDTSHIAFRETEAEVADRIKRLLNTNGTRTVDMFHRELGKIMWDYCGMARNEAGLKHALERIPELRERFWREVKVPGEGNDINQELEKAGRVADFMELAELMCIDALHRDESCGGHFREEHQTEDGEAERDDENFSYVAAWEFTGLGTKPVLHKEPLIFEYVKPAVRSYK; encoded by the coding sequence ATGACCACCACGGATACCAGGCCGATAACAACCCGGCCCGCAACGGAATACCTCGACCCGAAACTTCAATCGAAGATACCGGAAGGTCCCATTGAGCGCAAGTGGGAACGGCACAAGTTCGAGATGAAACTTGTCAGCCCCACGAACCGCCGGCGCTACACGATTATTGTCGTCGGTTCGGGACTGGCGGGCGCCTCGGCAGCGGCAACTCTGGGGGAAGCGGGGTACAACGTCAAGTGCTACACCTACCACGATAGCCCGCGCCGCGCGCACAGCATCGCTGCGCAGGGGGGCATCAACGCCGCCAAGAACTATCGCAACGACGGCGATAGCGTCTTCCGATTGTTCTACGATACGGTCAAGGGCGGCGACTTCCGCGCGCGTGAGGCGAATGTTTACCGCCTCGCAGAGGTCAGCATGGCGATCATCGATCAGTGCGTGGCGCAGGGGGTGCCGTTTGCGCGCGAGTATTCCGGCTATCTGGACAACCGCTCGTTCGGCGGCGCACAGGTAGCGCGCACCTTCTACGCCCGTGGACAGACCGGGCAGCAACTGCTGCTCGGCGCCTATCAGGCGCTCAGCCGCCAGATCGGGCTTGGGCAGGTCAAGATGTTTTCGCGCACCGAAATGCTCGACCTGGTCGTCGTCGATGGTCGGGCACGCGGCATTGTGACACGTGATATGGTCACCGGCAAGATTGAGTCGCACTTTGCCGATGCAGTGGTGCTGGCAACCGGCGGCTACTCGAATGTCTTCTATCTTTCAACGAATGCGAAGGCATGCAATACGACCGCCATCTGGCGCGCCCATCGTCGCGGCGCCTTCTTCGGCAATCCATGCTTTACCCAGATCCATCCGACCTGCATCCCTGTCAGCGGCGACCATCAGAGCAAATTGACGCTTATGTCGGAGTCGCTGCGCAATGATGGGCGCGTGTGGGTGCCAAAGACGCCGGGCGATAAGCGTCCGCCCAGTTCCATCCCGGAAGATGAGCGCGACTACTACCTGGAGCGCCGTTATCCCAGTTATGGCAACCTTGCGCCACGCGACATCGCATCGCGCGCGGCGAAGCAGGTGTGCGACGAGGGGCGCGGCGTCGGTCCCGGCGGGCTGGGTGTCTATCTCGATTTCTCCGATGCGATCAAGCGCCTGGGAAAGCGGGTGATCGAAGAACGCTATGGCAACCTCTTCGAGATGTATGAGCGCATCACCGGCGAAAATCCATATGAGACCCCGATGCGCATTTACCCGGCGGTGCATTACACGATGGGCGGATTGTGGGTCGATTACAATCTGATGAGCACCATCCCCGGTCTGTTCGTCATTGGCGAAGCAAACTTCTCGGACCACGGCGCAAACCGCCTGGGCGCATCGGCGTTGATGCAGGGTCTGGCGGACGGCTACTTCATTCTGCCGTATACCATCGCCGATTATCTGGCATCGACTAAACTGCCGAAGGTCGATACAAGCCATATTGCGTTCCGTGAAACCGAGGCGGAAGTCGCCGACCGTATCAAGCGCCTGCTCAACACGAATGGCACACGCACCGTCGATATGTTCCACCGCGAACTCGGCAAGATTATGTGGGACTATTGCGGTATGGCGCGGAATGAAGCCGGTCTGAAGCATGCGCTCGAACGCATCCCGGAGCTGCGCGAACGGTTCTGGCGCGAAGTGAAGGTGCCCGGCGAGGGAAATGACATCAATCAGGAATTGGAGAAAGCCGGGCGCGTGGCCGACTTTATGGAACTCGCCGAACTGATGTGCATCGATGCGCTCCATCGGGACGAGTCGTGTGGCGGTCATTTCCGTGAGGAGCATCAGACCGAAGATGGCGAAGCCGAACGCGATGATGAGAACTTCTCGTATGTGGCTGCCTGGGAGTTTACTGGACTGGGAACCAAACCGGTGCTCCATAAGGAACCGCTGATTTTCGAGTATGTCAAACCGGCCGTTCGCAGTTACAAGTAA
- a CDS encoding succinate dehydrogenase/fumarate reductase iron-sulfur subunit produces MNLTLHVWRQKNAQSEGRFVTYQAKNIIPDMSFLEMLDVVNQELIMKGEEPIAFEHDCREGICGSCGMVINGYPHGGHRGTTACQLHMRHFKDGDTITIEPWRARAFPVMKDLIVDRSAFDRIIQAGGFISANTGVAQDANAILVPKQNADAAMDAAACIGCGACVAACPNASAMLFTAAKIAHLGLLPQGQPERYTRVVRMVEQMDKEGFGGCTNIGECAAACPKVIPLDVIARMNRDLLVAKIKGVG; encoded by the coding sequence ATGAACCTGACACTCCACGTCTGGCGACAGAAGAACGCGCAGTCGGAAGGTCGCTTTGTGACCTATCAGGCGAAGAATATCATCCCCGATATGTCGTTCCTGGAGATGCTCGATGTGGTCAACCAGGAACTGATCATGAAGGGTGAGGAGCCTATCGCCTTCGAGCACGACTGTCGCGAAGGAATCTGCGGCTCATGCGGCATGGTCATCAACGGGTATCCGCACGGCGGTCATCGGGGAACCACGGCATGCCAGCTGCATATGCGCCACTTCAAGGATGGCGATACGATCACAATCGAGCCGTGGCGGGCGCGCGCCTTCCCGGTAATGAAAGACCTGATCGTGGATCGCTCGGCGTTCGACCGCATTATTCAGGCTGGTGGCTTCATTTCGGCAAATACCGGCGTAGCGCAGGACGCCAACGCGATTCTGGTGCCGAAGCAGAATGCTGATGCCGCCATGGACGCAGCGGCATGCATTGGTTGTGGTGCATGCGTGGCAGCCTGCCCGAATGCCTCGGCGATGCTCTTCACCGCCGCCAAAATTGCGCACCTCGGTCTGTTGCCGCAGGGTCAGCCCGAACGTTACACCCGTGTGGTGCGCATGGTCGAACAGATGGATAAGGAGGGCTTCGGCGGATGCACGAACATTGGCGAGTGCGCCGCTGCCTGTCCGAAGGTGATCCCGCTCGATGTGATTGCTCGGATGAACCGCGACCTGCTCGTGGCGAAGATCAAGGGTGTGGGGTAG
- a CDS encoding Eco57I restriction-modification methylase domain-containing protein — MAHRSRTDALARLFAACDTLADGFGALPDDERRPAAALTLARLMFLSFLRVGGWLDAHDALHRLEYADCPGDAILASMPSGIVAVCRRIDPESATLRRALSLIRDMPASLDDNAPGCLTPAAMGLIVERYVDRKRSGVYYTADDVTGYIASRTIIPRLIDALAPESLRLATDLIQRDPLRYLPDALRHGREHALPDAITGGVADVAQRHAWDVAAPADYALPGETWRDVIARWRRVGETLAALRAGTVALADLITHNLDLIRLICDLCVVWSPARLDELDAALGRLTVLDPTSGSGAFLCAAFDLLADLAFLVTQRRTEDHSARKDGFWEQLPASPRLFWASERPTSISPALPEYGANKHVGARNTSRDPESAISARRNSVAPLAERLRAIIEHNLYGVDIIPEAVEICRMRLWLRLAGRIERREYLHDLRFNIHAGDALTGSLDQFDDAGEQISGNRPQPLRWRATFPNIMAAGGFDVVIGNPPYVARSGLKDDPVLRCYRTATTGNLYALVIERALNLLRPGGWLGVIVPVASVATDGMAPLQRLYAPLRQWHSHYAVRPGKLFPDVDMNLTITLLHKAAADGERYVSGYRRFRSCERAHLFDTLGYTRLPAADTINGALPKLGSALEVRLLERMLAHGRRLRDYVASDGVAIYYHSGGRYWRKALPKKLSSHYKPLRVTPAIAPIALALLNSQLFYWYWIAFSNCMDVIAREVFEFPVFRLEDADPAPFAHAVDRLIALYHEGATTRARRGARIQTSETNIDAARARAVIDTIDHLLAQHYGFDDEELDFVLSYDLKYRLGTNRARHCRPLAR; from the coding sequence ATGGCTCATCGTTCCAGAACCGACGCGCTCGCCCGCTTGTTTGCTGCGTGCGATACGCTCGCCGATGGTTTTGGCGCGCTGCCCGATGATGAGCGACGCCCGGCAGCCGCGCTGACGCTGGCGCGGTTGATGTTCCTCTCGTTCCTGCGCGTCGGCGGCTGGCTCGACGCGCACGACGCTCTACACCGCCTCGAATATGCCGATTGCCCCGGCGATGCGATCCTCGCGTCCATGCCCTCCGGCATCGTTGCCGTCTGCCGCCGCATTGACCCGGAGAGCGCCACGCTGCGCCGGGCATTGTCGCTGATCCGGGATATGCCTGCGAGCCTCGATGACAATGCGCCCGGCTGCCTGACGCCTGCGGCGATGGGACTCATCGTCGAACGGTATGTCGATCGGAAACGCAGCGGGGTCTACTATACCGCCGACGATGTCACCGGCTACATTGCGAGTCGCACCATTATCCCGCGCCTGATCGATGCGCTGGCGCCGGAATCCTTACGACTGGCGACCGACCTCATTCAGCGCGATCCGCTACGCTACCTTCCCGATGCCCTCCGGCATGGGAGAGAACACGCCCTGCCGGATGCCATTACCGGCGGTGTCGCAGACGTTGCGCAGCGCCACGCATGGGATGTCGCCGCGCCTGCCGACTATGCGTTGCCCGGCGAGACCTGGCGCGATGTGATCGCCCGCTGGCGGCGTGTGGGGGAAACGCTTGCGGCGCTGCGCGCCGGCACTGTCGCACTGGCGGACCTGATCACCCACAATCTCGACCTGATACGTCTGATATGCGATCTGTGCGTGGTTTGGTCTCCGGCTCGCCTGGATGAACTCGACGCAGCACTGGGGCGACTGACAGTGCTCGACCCGACTAGCGGTTCAGGCGCGTTCCTCTGCGCCGCGTTCGACCTGCTGGCAGACCTGGCGTTCCTCGTTACCCAACGCCGTACCGAGGATCATAGCGCCCGGAAGGACGGGTTTTGGGAGCAACTCCCTGCATCGCCTCGCCTGTTTTGGGCATCAGAGCGCCCCACTTCCATTTCCCCAGCACTGCCGGAGTATGGGGCGAACAAGCATGTTGGAGCACGGAACACATCGCGCGATCCCGAAAGCGCAATCTCTGCGCGGAGAAATAGCGTCGCGCCGCTTGCCGAACGATTGCGCGCAATCATCGAACACAATCTGTATGGCGTGGACATCATCCCGGAGGCGGTGGAAATCTGTCGCATGCGGCTCTGGCTACGCCTTGCCGGGCGGATTGAACGCCGGGAGTATCTGCACGATCTGCGCTTCAACATCCATGCCGGGGACGCGCTGACCGGCTCGCTCGATCAATTCGATGATGCCGGAGAGCAGATCAGCGGCAATCGGCCACAACCACTGCGCTGGCGCGCAACCTTTCCCAACATCATGGCGGCGGGAGGATTCGACGTTGTGATCGGCAACCCACCCTATGTGGCGCGTAGCGGGCTGAAGGACGACCCGGTTTTGCGCTGCTATCGGACAGCGACGACCGGCAATCTGTACGCGCTGGTGATCGAGCGCGCATTGAACCTGCTTCGACCGGGAGGATGGCTCGGCGTTATCGTGCCGGTCGCTTCCGTCGCTACCGATGGCATGGCGCCGTTGCAGCGCCTCTACGCGCCGCTACGCCAGTGGCACAGTCACTATGCGGTGCGACCGGGCAAACTCTTTCCTGATGTCGATATGAACCTGACGATCACCCTGCTGCACAAAGCGGCAGCCGACGGAGAACGCTACGTCAGCGGCTATCGGCGCTTTCGTTCTTGCGAACGCGCGCACCTGTTCGACACGCTTGGCTACACGCGCCTGCCGGCGGCGGACACCATTAACGGCGCGCTACCCAAACTCGGTTCGGCGCTGGAAGTCCGACTGCTCGAGCGCATGCTGGCGCACGGGCGCCGTCTGCGCGACTATGTCGCCAGCGATGGGGTTGCGATCTACTACCACTCAGGCGGTCGCTACTGGCGCAAGGCGCTGCCGAAGAAATTGTCGTCGCACTACAAACCGTTGCGGGTCACGCCAGCGATTGCACCCATCGCGCTGGCGCTGCTCAACAGCCAACTCTTCTACTGGTACTGGATCGCCTTCTCGAACTGTATGGACGTGATCGCGCGCGAAGTGTTCGAGTTTCCAGTGTTTCGCCTGGAAGACGCCGACCCCGCGCCATTCGCCCACGCCGTGGATCGCCTGATTGCGCTCTACCACGAAGGCGCCACAACGCGCGCGCGCCGCGGTGCGCGTATTCAGACCAGCGAAACGAACATCGACGCGGCGCGCGCGCGCGCGGTCATCGATACTATCGACCACCTGCTGGCGCAGCACTATGGCTTCGATGACGAAGAACTCGATTTTGTGCTCAGTTACGACCTGAAATATCGGCTGGGGACCAACCGGGCGCGTCACTGCCGACCGCTCGCCAGATGA
- a CDS encoding nucleotide sugar dehydrogenase — translation MTKLSSRDRLLRRIADRSARIGIVGVGYVGLPLAAVFGAAGLRVTGVDASAERVAAINAGRSYIDDVPTDVVAQLRADGLLDATTDFDVLAELDAISICVPTPLRKTRDPDISAIMAVTEQIAQRLRPGQVIVLESTTYPGTTREVILPRLEASGLTVGTDYFLAFSPERVDPGRADWTTRNTPKVMGGVTPACLEVARALYETAIERVVPVSSPEVAEMVKLLENTFRAVNIGLVNEVLLMCDKLGLDVWEVIDAAATKPFGFMKFTPGPGLGGHCIPIDPLYLSWKLKTLNYTARFIDLASEVNTEMPRYWVQKVQDALNDAGRAVKGSRVLVLGVAYKRDVDDVRESPALDIMHLLYEKGAQVTYHDPHVPEVQIEGVRLRCEPDLDAALRAADCVIIVTDHSAYDWQRIARQAWRVVDTRGALRHLASGRQ, via the coding sequence ATGACCAAGTTATCTTCCAGAGATCGGTTGCTGCGGCGCATTGCCGACCGTTCGGCACGTATCGGCATTGTTGGGGTCGGGTATGTCGGGTTGCCGCTGGCTGCGGTGTTCGGCGCCGCCGGGTTGCGCGTCACTGGCGTCGATGCCAGCGCGGAGCGCGTCGCTGCTATCAATGCCGGGCGCAGTTATATCGACGACGTGCCAACCGACGTGGTGGCGCAGTTGCGCGCCGACGGTTTGCTCGACGCCACTACCGACTTCGACGTGCTGGCGGAACTTGATGCGATCAGCATCTGCGTGCCGACGCCGCTGCGCAAAACCCGCGATCCTGATATTTCGGCGATTATGGCGGTGACGGAACAGATTGCGCAGCGTCTGCGCCCCGGTCAGGTGATCGTTCTGGAAAGCACCACCTATCCCGGCACCACTCGTGAAGTCATTCTGCCGCGTCTCGAAGCGAGCGGCTTGACGGTCGGCACGGATTACTTTCTGGCGTTTTCTCCCGAACGGGTCGATCCCGGTCGCGCCGACTGGACGACGCGCAATACGCCGAAGGTGATGGGCGGCGTCACGCCTGCCTGTCTGGAAGTGGCGCGCGCCTTGTACGAAACGGCAATCGAACGGGTGGTGCCGGTCAGCAGCCCGGAAGTCGCGGAAATGGTCAAGTTGCTCGAAAACACGTTCCGTGCCGTCAATATTGGGCTGGTCAATGAAGTGCTCCTCATGTGCGACAAACTGGGGCTGGATGTGTGGGAAGTGATCGATGCAGCCGCAACCAAACCGTTCGGGTTTATGAAGTTTACGCCTGGACCGGGGTTAGGCGGGCACTGCATTCCGATCGATCCGCTCTATCTGTCGTGGAAGCTGAAAACGCTCAACTATACAGCGCGGTTTATCGACCTGGCGAGTGAGGTCAATACCGAAATGCCGCGCTACTGGGTGCAGAAGGTGCAGGACGCGCTCAACGACGCGGGGCGAGCGGTTAAGGGCAGCCGTGTGCTGGTGCTGGGGGTCGCCTACAAACGTGATGTCGATGATGTGCGCGAGTCGCCTGCGCTCGACATCATGCACCTGCTCTACGAGAAAGGCGCGCAGGTGACCTACCACGATCCACATGTGCCGGAGGTGCAGATCGAAGGTGTGCGGCTGCGCTGTGAGCCAGACCTTGATGCAGCGCTCCGGGCGGCGGATTGTGTGATCATTGTCACCGATCACTCGGCGTATGACTGGCAGCGGATCGCGCGCCAGGCGTGGCGTGTCGTCGATACTCGCGGCGCCTTGCGTCATCTGGCGAGCGGTCGGCAGTGA